One window of Mixophyes fleayi isolate aMixFle1 chromosome 3, aMixFle1.hap1, whole genome shotgun sequence genomic DNA carries:
- the LOC142143658 gene encoding calcium-binding protein 39 — MPFPFGKSHKSPADIVKNLKESIAVLEKQDISDKKAEKATEEVSKNLVAMKEILYGTNEKEPQTEAVAQLAQELYNSGLLGTLVADLQLIDFEGKKDVAQIFNNILRRQIGTRTPTVEYICTQQNILFMLLKGYESPEIALNCGIMLRECIRHEPLAKIILWSEQFYDFFRYVEMSTFDIASDAFATFKDLLTRHKLLSAEFLEQHYDRFFSEYEKLLHSENYVTKRQSLKLLGELLLDRHNFTIMTKYISKPENLKLMMNLLRDKSRNIQFEAFHVFKVFVANPNKTQPVLDILLKNQSKLIEFLSKFQNDRTEDEQFNDEKTYLVKQIRDLKRPAQQEA; from the exons ATGCCATTTCCCTTTGGGAAGTCCCACAAGTCTCCTGCAGACATAGTGAAGAACCTGAAGGAAAGTATAGCCGTACTGGAGAAACAGGACATCTCGGACAAGAAAGCAGAGAAG GCAACTGAAGAAGTGTCTAAAAACCTGGTGGCTATGAAGGAGATCCTGTATGGGACAAATGAGAAGGAACCTCAGACTGAAGCTGTAGCCCAGCTTGCTCAGGAACTGTACAACAGTGGACTCCTGGGGACTCTTGTGGCTGATCTGCAGCTCATAGACTTTGAG GGAAAGAAGGATGTTGCTCAGATCTTCAACAATATATTACGAAGACAGATTGGAACGCGAACACCAACAGTGGAATATATATGCACCCAGCAGAATATTCTCTTCATGCTATTGAAAGG GTATGAGTCTCCAGAAATTGCTTTGAACTGTGGGATCATGCTTCGAGAATGTATCAGGCACGAGCCACTTGCCAAGATTATTTTGTGGTCCGAGCAGTTTTATGACTTCTTCCGGTATGTGGAGATGTCAACGTTCGACATTGCTTCAGATGCCTTTGCTACATTTaag gACCTGTTGACTAGACACAAGCTCCTAAGTGCTGAATTTCTTGAGCAACATTATGACCGG TTCTTTAGTGAATATGAGAAGTTGTTGCACTCAGAAAACTATGTGACAAAGAGACAGTCATTGAAG CTCCTTGGCGAACTTCTGTTGGACCGACACAACTTCACCATCATGACAAAGTATATCAGTAAACCCGAGAACCTCAAGCTGATGATGAATCTGCTGCGTGACAAGAGCCGCAACATTCAGTTTGAAGCTTTCCACGTATTTAAG GTATTTGTAGCCAACCCGAACAAGACACAGCCTGTACTGGATATCCTCCTCAAGAACCAGAGCAAGCTCATTGAATTCCTCAGCAAGTTCCAGAACGACCGCACTGAGGACGAGCAATTTAATGATGAGAAAACCTACCTAGTGAAACAGATTCGGGACCTGAAAAGACCCGCACAGCAAGAGGCCtaa